The Carnobacterium sp. 17-4 genome has a window encoding:
- a CDS encoding YebC/PmpR family DNA-binding transcriptional regulator gives MSGHSKWSNIQGRKNAQDAKRGKIFQKISREIYMAVKSGGPDPNLNPSLRMVMDKAKSNNMPNDNVERAIKKGSTTGENENYDEVIYEGYGPKGTAVLVHTLTDNLNRTGTNIRVAFNKNGGSLGEKGSVSYMFDRKGYIAIEREGLDVDEDTMLMSVLEAGGDEMETSDEVFEIYTDPSDLPDVRDALEKEGYTLAQAEVTMIPQTTVQLPEDKKALFNQMIDKLEEDDDVSEVFHNAEL, from the coding sequence GTGTCAGGACATTCAAAATGGAGTAATATCCAAGGGCGTAAAAATGCTCAAGATGCAAAACGCGGAAAAATATTTCAAAAAATATCAAGAGAAATATACATGGCTGTAAAAAGTGGTGGGCCTGATCCAAACTTGAACCCTTCATTACGTATGGTGATGGACAAGGCTAAGTCTAATAATATGCCAAATGATAATGTTGAACGTGCTATAAAAAAAGGCAGCACAACAGGTGAAAATGAGAACTATGATGAAGTCATTTATGAAGGGTATGGACCAAAAGGGACAGCTGTCTTGGTACATACGTTAACTGACAATTTAAACCGTACTGGAACAAACATCCGTGTGGCATTTAATAAAAATGGTGGGTCACTAGGTGAAAAAGGATCTGTTAGCTACATGTTTGATCGCAAAGGGTATATCGCAATTGAACGTGAAGGATTAGATGTAGACGAAGATACGATGTTAATGAGCGTTTTAGAGGCTGGCGGAGATGAAATGGAAACGTCGGATGAAGTATTTGAAATTTACACTGATCCTTCTGATTTGCCAGATGTGCGTGATGCTTTAGAAAAAGAAGGCTACACATTAGCGCAAGCTGAAGTAACGATGATTCCACAAACAACAGTTCAGTTGCCAGAAGATAAAAAAGCCTTATTTAATCAAATGATTGATAAACTTGAAGAAGATGATGACGTTTCTGAAGTTTTTCACAACGCTGAATTGTAA
- a CDS encoding C40 family peptidase: protein MNKKLVTIAILGTMTFSSLILPTAVSAETTTNKLTESEQQVTQTQEAIEAAQQEVDALQTQSSETEAELAAITNSIDSNKGKTDSLLAEIESSQKEKQTLENEIKSLEEKIEQRSKQLEDQARTVQVNGDTKNYIEFVIEADSMSDVIGRVDVVTDLVKANKDLVQAQADDKESVVEKKEKTEQSIVQQNALAAQLENAKAEMEQQLLEKEVVVSQLAIETASAQSDKDKYTAQKAEAESQVAEYTAAQEAAELAVLASYEAAETEEPIVEETSETEEVVVAESSESVEEPQVVEESEVVASTPTETTKKTENAPTTAKAPVKTPAKTEIKAPEKTKAPVKTETKAPAKTPEAPKPTTPAPSTSGGTSWSKLQPHATSVMGTPYLWGGTTTSGFDCSGFTSYVFAKIGISLPRTAAAQYASSTKVSNPQPGDLVFFSSGGSITHVGIYVGNGQFIGSQSSTGVAYTSVSSSYWGPKLVGYGRY, encoded by the coding sequence GTGAATAAAAAACTAGTAACTATTGCAATCCTAGGAACCATGACCTTTAGTTCTCTTATATTACCAACTGCCGTTAGCGCTGAAACTACTACAAATAAACTTACTGAATCTGAACAACAAGTAACCCAAACACAAGAAGCAATTGAAGCGGCTCAACAAGAAGTTGATGCTCTACAAACTCAATCAAGCGAAACAGAAGCAGAATTAGCAGCTATTACTAATTCAATCGATTCAAACAAAGGTAAAACTGATTCATTATTAGCAGAAATTGAATCATCTCAAAAAGAAAAACAAACTTTAGAAAATGAAATTAAATCTCTTGAAGAAAAAATTGAACAACGTAGTAAACAACTTGAAGATCAAGCCCGTACAGTACAAGTCAATGGAGATACAAAAAACTACATAGAATTTGTTATTGAAGCTGATTCAATGTCTGACGTAATTGGACGAGTAGATGTAGTCACTGATTTAGTAAAAGCAAATAAAGATCTTGTTCAAGCACAAGCAGATGATAAAGAATCAGTAGTAGAAAAGAAAGAAAAAACGGAACAATCAATTGTTCAACAAAATGCCCTTGCAGCGCAACTTGAAAATGCAAAAGCTGAAATGGAACAACAATTATTAGAAAAAGAAGTTGTGGTTTCTCAACTAGCAATTGAAACAGCGAGTGCACAATCAGATAAAGATAAATACACTGCTCAAAAAGCTGAAGCTGAAAGTCAAGTAGCTGAATATACTGCTGCCCAAGAAGCAGCAGAGTTAGCTGTATTGGCAAGTTATGAAGCAGCAGAAACTGAAGAACCAATTGTAGAAGAAACTTCTGAAACTGAAGAAGTGGTAGTTGCAGAATCAAGTGAGTCTGTTGAAGAACCTCAAGTAGTAGAAGAAAGTGAAGTCGTAGCTTCTACTCCAACAGAGACTACTAAGAAAACTGAGAATGCACCAACTACAGCAAAAGCGCCAGTAAAAACACCAGCAAAAACAGAAATAAAAGCACCAGAAAAAACAAAAGCACCAGTAAAAACAGAGACTAAGGCACCAGCGAAAACACCTGAGGCTCCTAAACCTACAACGCCAGCACCGTCTACAAGTGGCGGTACATCTTGGTCAAAATTGCAACCACATGCAACTAGTGTGATGGGTACACCATATTTATGGGGTGGAACAACAACCAGTGGATTTGACTGTTCTGGTTTTACTTCATATGTATTTGCAAAAATTGGAATCTCTTTGCCACGTACAGCAGCTGCACAATATGCATCTTCTACTAAGGTGTCAAATCCACAACCTGGAGATTTAGTTTTCTTTAGCAGTGGCGGATCAATTACTCATGTAGGAATCTATGTTGGAAATGGTCAATTTATTGGATCACAAAGTAGTACAGGCGTTGCTTACACTTCAGTTAGTTCTTCTTATTGGGGACCTAAACTTGTAGGATATGGACGTTACTAA
- a CDS encoding DNA-3-methyladenine glycosylase I — translation MERCNWATTTELMKKYHDEEWGKPLHDDQALFELLILETMQAGLSWSTILAKRENYRKALDGFNPEKISHYNQKKIEELLSNPGIIRNKLKVASIIKNAIAFLKVKQEYSSFDQYIWSFVEGEPIVNHFKNVEQLPAKTELSTNLSKDMKKRGFSFVGPITCYAFMEAAGLVNDHSDNCSFK, via the coding sequence ATGGAAAGATGCAATTGGGCAACAACAACGGAATTAATGAAGAAATACCATGACGAAGAGTGGGGAAAACCACTGCACGATGATCAAGCTTTATTTGAACTGCTGATTCTAGAAACAATGCAAGCAGGCTTAAGTTGGTCTACCATTTTAGCTAAAAGAGAAAATTACCGGAAAGCATTAGATGGATTCAATCCCGAAAAAATTAGTCACTATAATCAAAAGAAAATAGAAGAATTGCTTTCAAACCCTGGTATCATAAGAAATAAGTTGAAAGTAGCTTCTATTATTAAAAATGCAATAGCCTTTCTAAAAGTAAAACAGGAATACAGCTCATTTGATCAATACATTTGGTCATTTGTAGAAGGAGAGCCAATCGTAAATCATTTTAAGAACGTCGAACAACTGCCAGCTAAGACAGAACTATCCACTAATTTATCTAAAGATATGAAAAAAAGAGGATTTTCATTTGTTGGACCAATAACGTGTTACGCATTTATGGAAGCGGCTGGTTTAGTAAATGATCATAGCGATAATTGTTCATTTAAATGA
- a CDS encoding VanZ family protein: MRSTVKDNIFIILALIIMAGLFYSSSQPYGEQSLTGVLDTFLAKEPLKGVLSHIQFNYAGSEVSIAAQGYSSFVEFFIRKLAHYGIYFLLGLCWFLGLKNKMTSIGLAAFVAWLLAAGYAAFDEFHQSITPDRTPLMEDVILDATGALTSILLALVFFLFISKKKQTKQSFKKSKR, from the coding sequence ATGCGATCTACTGTAAAAGACAATATTTTTATTATACTTGCACTGATAATTATGGCTGGATTATTCTATAGTTCTTCTCAGCCATATGGAGAACAATCGTTAACAGGTGTGTTGGATACCTTCTTAGCTAAAGAACCACTGAAAGGCGTATTAAGCCATATCCAATTTAATTATGCAGGTAGTGAAGTGAGCATTGCCGCCCAAGGATATAGTTCATTTGTGGAATTTTTCATTCGAAAATTAGCCCATTATGGAATTTATTTTTTATTAGGATTGTGCTGGTTTTTAGGATTAAAAAATAAAATGACTAGTATTGGATTAGCAGCATTTGTAGCGTGGTTATTAGCAGCGGGGTATGCCGCATTTGATGAATTTCATCAAAGTATTACGCCAGACCGAACACCATTGATGGAAGATGTCATCTTAGATGCAACAGGTGCTCTTACAAGTATTCTTTTAGCATTGGTATTTTTTTTGTTTATTTCTAAAAAGAAACAGACTAAACAATCATTTAAAAAATCTAAGCGGTAG
- a CDS encoding M3 family oligoendopeptidase: MKYSMTWDLESIFPGGSSSPQLKEKLDTIRGQLDELTRLVTQWDTEEDSPFFKSLSDILLVQEELSKGLSQVFTFIEAVQSADVSDKQAGAILGQVFELNSAFSTLQTILTKKMVAMPDDKWNELIELPAFKEIDFSLNETRTQGKELLSEAEESLINALSIDGFQGWSDHYDSLVATIEIPFEDSEGQVRLLSAGQAYNKMNTDPDTAVREQLFKKWEETWGSMAPLFSDTLNHLAGFRLADYKAHGVKDFLKRPLEYNRMKQETLDTMWKAVSEQKQPFIDYLNRKAQLLGKDKLSWQDTEAPVIIGDATAKVYPYDDGADFIVENFRKFSGKMADFAQYAFDHNWIEAEDRSGKRPGGYCSELPESKESRIFMTYAESPSEVSTLAHELGHAFHSHVMTDLPTLNQQYAMNVAETASTFAELIVSDATVKEAASKEEKITLLDTKIQNALAMFLNIHARFLFETSFYSERQNGIVTDERLSELMEEAQKEAYQDSLSEYHPHFWASKLHFFIADVPFYNFPYTFGYLFSLGIYARSLEEGAGFEDKYIALLRDTASMSTEDLAKKHLAVDLTKPDFWEAGIAIMKTDVSTFMELTEEYIK, from the coding sequence ATGAAATACAGTATGACATGGGATCTTGAATCTATTTTCCCAGGCGGCAGCAGTTCCCCTCAATTAAAAGAAAAGTTAGATACCATTCGAGGTCAGTTAGATGAATTAACTCGTCTAGTTACTCAATGGGATACAGAAGAAGACAGCCCATTCTTTAAAAGTTTGTCTGATATCTTATTGGTTCAAGAAGAACTATCAAAAGGACTTTCGCAAGTTTTCACCTTTATAGAAGCGGTTCAATCTGCAGATGTATCTGATAAACAAGCAGGAGCTATTTTGGGACAAGTCTTTGAACTAAATAGTGCCTTCAGTACTCTTCAAACCATTTTAACCAAAAAAATGGTTGCTATGCCGGATGATAAATGGAATGAATTAATTGAACTACCTGCTTTTAAAGAGATAGACTTTAGTCTAAATGAAACGCGTACACAAGGCAAAGAACTGTTAAGCGAAGCAGAAGAATCCTTGATTAATGCTCTTTCTATCGATGGATTTCAAGGCTGGAGCGACCATTATGATTCATTAGTAGCAACAATTGAAATTCCTTTTGAAGACAGCGAAGGACAAGTTCGCCTTTTATCTGCCGGACAAGCTTACAATAAAATGAATACCGATCCTGATACAGCTGTTCGTGAGCAATTATTCAAAAAGTGGGAAGAAACATGGGGAAGTATGGCTCCTTTATTTAGCGACACGTTAAACCATTTAGCTGGTTTTCGCTTAGCTGATTATAAAGCTCATGGTGTGAAAGATTTCTTGAAACGTCCATTAGAATACAATCGAATGAAGCAAGAAACCTTAGATACGATGTGGAAAGCAGTTAGTGAGCAGAAACAACCTTTTATTGATTATTTAAATCGAAAAGCTCAATTACTCGGAAAAGATAAGTTGTCTTGGCAAGATACAGAAGCACCCGTAATCATTGGCGACGCAACAGCTAAAGTCTATCCATATGATGATGGGGCTGATTTTATCGTTGAAAATTTCCGGAAATTCAGTGGAAAAATGGCTGACTTTGCTCAATATGCTTTTGATCATAACTGGATTGAGGCCGAAGATCGTAGCGGAAAAAGACCTGGTGGTTACTGTTCAGAGTTGCCAGAAAGCAAAGAATCTCGTATTTTTATGACTTATGCTGAATCACCTAGCGAAGTATCGACTTTAGCCCACGAATTGGGTCACGCTTTTCATAGTCATGTTATGACTGATTTGCCGACTCTTAATCAGCAATATGCCATGAACGTTGCTGAAACTGCTAGTACCTTCGCAGAACTTATTGTATCTGATGCTACCGTTAAAGAAGCTGCTTCAAAAGAAGAGAAAATCACTTTATTGGATACTAAAATACAAAATGCCTTAGCTATGTTTTTAAATATCCATGCTCGTTTCTTATTTGAAACCAGTTTTTATAGTGAACGTCAAAATGGAATCGTTACAGATGAACGACTTAGTGAATTGATGGAAGAAGCGCAAAAAGAAGCTTATCAAGATTCATTAAGTGAATATCATCCTCACTTTTGGGCTAGTAAACTTCACTTCTTCATTGCTGACGTTCCTTTTTATAATTTCCCGTATACGTTTGGTTATTTATTTAGTTTAGGAATCTATGCTCGTTCATTAGAAGAAGGAGCTGGTTTTGAAGATAAATACATCGCATTATTAAGAGATACAGCTTCTATGTCTACTGAGGACCTAGCTAAGAAGCATTTAGCTGTAGACCTAACAAAACCTGATTTCTGGGAAGCTGGTATCGCCATCATGAAAACCGATGTCTCTACTTTTATGGAATTAACAGAAGAGTACATTAAATAA
- a CDS encoding diacylglycerol/lipid kinase family protein, with translation MKKAVLIVNPSSGGEKGSEYSKLALETLERLYDEVVLKETTKGGDAEAFAKSAAKERVEAIFVMGGDGTVNESISGLAEEEYRPKLGIIPLGTVNDLGRALGIPLDPATAIRMLPDAITKKLDIGKVNDTYFVDVIAIGKIPEAVKNVGADQKTRLGSLAYFIEGAKALSDGQSYTFKLELDDEVYEQESSLVLIALTNSVGGFENMLPHAKIDDGYLHLIVLKGKTLMDKLKLVPKIVSGNASDANETLYKKFKSGKVSVSEEDNQVMSNIDGDEGDKLPLNVQVLPSHITIFVPKDTKEE, from the coding sequence ATGAAAAAAGCTGTATTGATCGTAAATCCTTCTTCTGGTGGAGAAAAAGGGAGTGAGTATTCTAAGCTTGCTTTAGAAACATTAGAACGACTATATGATGAAGTTGTACTTAAGGAAACAACAAAGGGTGGCGATGCTGAAGCATTTGCTAAATCTGCTGCTAAAGAAAGAGTGGAAGCAATTTTTGTGATGGGCGGTGATGGAACTGTCAATGAAAGTATAAGTGGCCTAGCTGAAGAAGAGTACCGTCCAAAATTGGGTATTATCCCTTTAGGTACAGTTAATGATTTAGGACGTGCATTAGGTATTCCACTTGACCCAGCAACAGCCATTCGGATGCTGCCAGATGCAATCACAAAAAAATTAGATATTGGAAAAGTAAATGATACTTATTTTGTAGATGTCATTGCCATTGGGAAAATTCCTGAAGCTGTTAAAAACGTAGGTGCGGACCAAAAAACAAGATTAGGTTCATTAGCCTATTTTATTGAAGGAGCAAAGGCATTAAGCGATGGTCAAAGTTATACATTTAAATTAGAATTAGACGATGAGGTCTATGAACAAGAATCTAGTTTAGTGCTTATCGCATTGACGAATTCTGTAGGAGGATTTGAAAACATGTTACCTCATGCAAAAATTGACGATGGCTACTTGCATTTAATCGTATTAAAAGGCAAAACGTTGATGGACAAGCTTAAATTAGTTCCCAAAATAGTCTCAGGAAATGCGAGTGATGCAAATGAAACACTGTATAAAAAATTTAAATCAGGAAAAGTCTCTGTTTCTGAAGAAGATAATCAAGTGATGAGCAATATTGACGGAGATGAAGGGGATAAGCTTCCTCTTAATGTTCAAGTTTTACCCAGCCATATTACTATTTTTGTTCCAAAGGATACAAAAGAAGAATAA
- the comGA gene encoding competence type IV pilus ATPase ComGA, whose amino-acid sequence MEIEEFAQYIIVKAQEIGTSDIHILPEEHHYSLYFRIGGKMSFWNSVPEENGKRVISYFKYLSNMDVGERRKPQSGASQLLMDGKATSLRFSTITNFRAQESMVIRILNQSAHLSLLKTTYFKKEVQLIEKLAQFNSGLLIFSGPVGSGKTTTMYQLVRESYLISKQQVITVEDPVEIEEPLFLQTQVNEKAGITYETLLKSSLRHHPDTIIIGEIRDEETAKMVIRGALTGHLIIASVHAKNTVGVVSRLLELGVTQEQLKQTLLGVVFQKLIPKYCPFCNGDCDPACAHINLYEKRAILYDVLSRKELKQFLAQTHSEEEIQEKQTRSFNLLLRKAYAYGYVSEKNYIQFQIP is encoded by the coding sequence ATGGAAATTGAAGAGTTTGCTCAATATATCATTGTAAAAGCTCAAGAAATAGGAACAAGCGACATTCATATTTTACCTGAGGAACATCACTACAGTTTGTACTTTCGAATTGGTGGAAAAATGAGTTTTTGGAATAGTGTACCCGAGGAAAATGGGAAACGGGTTATCTCCTATTTTAAATATTTATCAAATATGGATGTAGGAGAGCGAAGAAAACCTCAAAGTGGAGCTTCACAACTGCTAATGGATGGAAAGGCTACATCTTTACGGTTTTCTACAATTACAAATTTTCGTGCTCAAGAATCGATGGTAATCAGAATTTTAAATCAATCTGCTCATTTATCGTTATTGAAAACAACCTATTTTAAAAAGGAAGTACAATTGATTGAGAAATTGGCTCAGTTTAATAGTGGATTGCTGATTTTTTCAGGACCAGTTGGGTCAGGAAAAACAACAACGATGTATCAACTTGTTCGTGAAAGCTATTTGATAAGTAAACAACAAGTCATTACCGTGGAGGATCCGGTAGAGATTGAAGAACCGTTATTTTTACAAACACAGGTGAATGAAAAAGCCGGAATTACTTATGAGACCCTTTTAAAGTCTAGTTTACGGCACCATCCAGATACTATTATTATTGGTGAAATAAGAGATGAAGAAACAGCGAAAATGGTTATTAGAGGAGCTCTAACAGGACATCTGATAATTGCAAGCGTTCATGCTAAAAATACTGTAGGGGTCGTTTCTCGGCTGTTAGAACTAGGTGTAACACAAGAACAACTAAAACAAACTTTGTTGGGTGTGGTATTTCAAAAGTTGATTCCAAAATATTGCCCATTTTGCAATGGAGACTGTGACCCAGCATGCGCGCACATCAACCTATATGAAAAAAGAGCGATTTTATACGATGTTTTATCGAGAAAAGAGCTCAAACAATTTCTCGCTCAGACGCACTCAGAAGAAGAAATCCAAGAAAAACAAACGAGATCTTTTAACTTATTACTAAGAAAGGCGTATGCATATGGCTATGTCAGTGAAAAAA